Proteins encoded together in one Lutra lutra chromosome 4, mLutLut1.2, whole genome shotgun sequence window:
- the BCAS2 gene encoding pre-mRNA-splicing factor SPF27, with product MAGTGLVAGEVVVDALPYFDQGYEAPGVREAAAALVEEETRRYRPTKNYLSYLTAPDYSAFETDIMRNEFERLAARQPIELLSMKRYELPAPSSGQKNDITAWQECVNNSMAQLEHQAVRIENLELMSQHGCNAWKVYNENLVHMIEHAQKELQKLRKHIQDLNWQRKNMQLTAGSKLREMESTWVSLVSKNYEIERTIVQLENEIFQMKQQHGEANKENIRQDF from the exons ATGGCCGGCACAGGCTTAGTTGCCGGAGAGGTCGTGGTAGATGCACTGCCGTATTTTGACCAAGGTTATGAAGCGCCCGGCGTGCGGGAAGCG GCTGCGGCGCTGGTGGAGGAGGAAACCCGCAGATACCGACCTACCAAGAACTACCTGAGCTACCTGACGGCCCCGGATTATTCTGCTTTTGAA ACCGACATAATgagaaatgaatttgaaagacTGGCTGCTCGGCAACCAATAGAATTACTCAGTATGAAACG gTATGAACTTCCAGCCCCTTCCTCGGGTCAGAAAAACGATATTACCGCATGGCAAGAATGTGTAAACAATTCAATGGCCCAGTTAGAGCATCAGGCAGTTCGAATTGAGAATCTGGAACTAATGTCACAGCATGGATGCAATGCCTGGAAAGTATATAATGA aaATCTAGTTCATATGATTGAACATGCACAGAAAGAGCTCCAGAAGTTAAG GAAACATATTCAAGATTTAAACTGGCAGCGAAAGAACATGCAGCTCACAGCTGGATCTAAATTAAGGGAAATGGAGTCAAC ttGGGTATCCCTGGTCAGTAAGAATTACGAGATTGAAAGGACTATTGtgcaattagaaaatgaaatctttcaaatGAAGCAGCAACATGGAGaggcaaacaaagaaaatatccGGCAAGACTTCTAA